The sequence GTTGATCCTTTCCATCGACGGCAATGTTGGATTAGGTATCGCCTGCAAGTACCCTAGTTGGTCACATTTTAGCACAATCCGGACAATTGGGTAATCACCTGATCAAATTTATTTCCCGGGAAATGATTGTCCGGATTTAATCATCGTGATCCGTCTTCGGGGCGGGATGGGCCAGCCGGAGTAGTTGAACCTCTCGTTCCGTGGCCACGCCGTCATTATAGCGACGGGCCCAGTAACGAACCTGGCGCGTCGGCAGCCAGGATTTCCCAACCAGGGTCTGGGCTATTCGGGGTGCCGCAGCGGGACCATACCCCTTCCCCGGGCGGACCCGCTCCAGGTGCCAGCTCGGCCGGGAAATTAATTTAGCGCCCGGAACCCGCTCGTGCCAGCGCGCCTCGTAGTGCCAGTTCTCCGTCTGCCAATCGTATTTGACCTGGTGGTATCCAGCCTTGGATTGACGACTTGCCTGGGCTTCGGGCGGGATCGGCCACGGAGCCGTCTGTCTGAGTTTCACCTAACTCCCCCTTTCATAAGGAAAATCCAGAATCACTCCTCGGTGAGAGCAATTCTGGACCCTACATTTATTACTCGAGGTGAGCGGACTCGGCCAGCTCATCCATTGTCTTGAAGAAGGCATCCTTGTCCGCCTTGGTGACCAGGGTCAGTGGGCGACCATCGGCAGTCTTAAAGGTCCGGCCAGCTGCCTGCCCCTGCGTCTTGACGTCCGCCGTGGTCTGGATCGTCTTGACCAGGTCTGGGTAGAGACTGGACAGGGTCGTCAGGACGTCCCAGAGGTAGTAGGTTGAATCGGCTTCGTCCGCTAAGACCAGCGAGTAGCCCTGGCCAATCAGGTCGATGGCCGGGTACTTGCGGAGACTGGCCCAGTGAAGGCGCAATTCCTTGGTCAGCGGAATCTCTTCGGTACTCTCGAGGCCGACCATCTGAATCTTGATTTTGGAATCAAAGACTGCCTTGACGGCCTCCGGATCCCAGAAGGCATTCCACTCGGCAGTCCCGTCAAAGCCCATTTCATTGACGTTACCGTGACCATCCAGGCAGCCGCCCATCCAGTAGAGGCATTCGATCTTGTCCTGGATGCCTGGGTCCGCCTGCAGGGCCCGGGCCAGGTCAGTCAGCGGGCCGGTCATGATCAGGGTTACCGGACCGTCCGCCTGGTTGATCTTTTCGACCATGTCCAGGTGAGCGGGTTTGGCCGCCTGACGCGTCTTGATGGTGCCGGACTCGTTCAGCATCGGAAAGGCGTCAAAGGAGAATGAACTCAGCCGCCAGTTAGATGGGAACTGGTGGTGGGCCCGGGAATCGGACTTGGCGACTTCCAGCGGGTCGTGGTGCTGGTTGAAGCGGTCGATGATCTTCCGGGAAGCCTCGACGGCCGGATCGACGTAGCAGTCGGCGTCAACCACCCCAACGCCAAGCAGCTTGATGTCCGGCACCTGAAGCAGGAGCAAAAGCGAAACCAAGTCGTCGACGTTGCCATCGTGATCAAAGTAGACGTTTTTCATGATAAATACCTCCTATTTGAGTTGAGTATATCATGGATTGCGGGCCGGCAGATTAACGTTTTCAGCCTAAATCGTTTTACGATTGGCAAGAAAATTTTAGGATGAGTTTTTTCATGATTAATATTTCCTGGGAAATGGTGACGGACGATTGCAGAATATTTTTCTCATCATTTTATAATTTTGCTTTTCCTATTTATATCTTTTCTTATTGTCCCTTTTACCACATCAAATTTACAAATCACTGTTGACAGCTGAGAAAAGTGTGGTTACAATAATGACAATCAAATTAGAAATTGCTTAGAAGAGATGAGTAGTGACCTGAAGTCATCACAGAGAACCGGGGAAGGTGCGAGCCGGCATGATGGATCTTCACGAAGATGGTCTTGGAGCAGTTGCGAGGTGTGAGCCGCTTGGTTAGCACCTCACGGGAGACGCCCGGTATCGCGTCTGGGTCTACCATGGAAATGGTGTACCTACTGAGGATTGGGCAGTGATGCCCGGTTAAACAAGGGTGGTAACACGTTGAAAAGACGTCCCCGCAGATGAGCAAATGCTTTTCTGCGGGGATTTTTATTTACCCTGAGTTAGCTTTTACATGAAGAAAGGATCGATGTTTTATGACTGAATTTACTACACGCACGACTTCCCCATTTCGTTTTGACATTGTCGGCTCATTCCTACGTCCCCAGGAACTGAAGGACGCCCGCGCCAAGTACGCCAAGGGCGAGATCAGCAAGCCCGAGCTGACGGAGGTTGAAAATCACTGTATTGAAGATTTGATTAAAAAGGAAGAAGCG comes from Limosilactobacillus sp. and encodes:
- a CDS encoding nucleoside hydrolase yields the protein MKNVYFDHDGNVDDLVSLLLLLQVPDIKLLGVGVVDADCYVDPAVEASRKIIDRFNQHHDPLEVAKSDSRAHHQFPSNWRLSSFSFDAFPMLNESGTIKTRQAAKPAHLDMVEKINQADGPVTLIMTGPLTDLARALQADPGIQDKIECLYWMGGCLDGHGNVNEMGFDGTAEWNAFWDPEAVKAVFDSKIKIQMVGLESTEEIPLTKELRLHWASLRKYPAIDLIGQGYSLVLADEADSTYYLWDVLTTLSSLYPDLVKTIQTTADVKTQGQAAGRTFKTADGRPLTLVTKADKDAFFKTMDELAESAHLE